The genome window TTTACAGTCACACACAGGCTGTCACGATGGTTCACTGGACGCTTCCTGTGTAGAGCGTCACCACCCTGACCCACCCATTACAAGaccagaggacagaggagccctctttccccctttttAGCCCAAAACATATAACGTAAGGTTGACTAACTCTGCAAACACTTGTCAAACTAACATGATTCACACCGATTCGAAGTGTTACTAATGCAAAATGACTACAGGCAAAACAGCATGGAAAGCTCGAGCTCACTAACGTTACACTCGAACAATCTGAAAACAATAGAATATAAAACTATCAATCAATATGAATAGGAACACTATAGCTACATTCATCATGGTATTATTGTTTGTGTGGTGGTAAAGCACCTGTCAAGGAAAAGGGTGTGGCTCGAATTTGGAATTGTAGGGGGAGGAAAAGAATCAATGTCACGTGAAGCTCTGTATCATGTGACTGTAGTAGATGCAAAATGGCGGCCACgggagaggaggctgctgagatGGACTGCATCTCAAGAGTTTCCTTGGCCCATCCCACCGTCCTCAGCCTGGGAGGGAGCTCAGACCCCCGGGGAGAGCCTGCCTCTGAGGGCCAGGAGGTTGTGACTGCGGCGCCCAAGAAGCCCATCAACAGCAGTGAGTGGTGCTTGCAAGCTAGCCCTTGTtcatgactctcagttccattacacaTACGTAACTGGATTTAGGGGTCTTCGCTAAGAGCACATACGCTCGTTCGGAATTGTGTTTTTGCATTTACtttttgatgtgatatgaaaggGATTTATGTTTCGAGAAGCGTACTACAATTTAATTGATTCACGTTTAAAGATTGAGTTGGCTGTTTTGGCTTCAAGAGCAAATTTGCCCTCAAATGGACGAAAAGACCAGTCCTAACTGCAAGTTGATGCGCTGTTTTAGTCATTGAAAGGAAGATTAGCAATTTAGCTATCTAACTATTTTATAGTTCTGTTACCATTGATCTCTATGCTGAGATGAATTTGGTGTTAGTATCAACACATTAGAATGCAGTAGCCCTACTAAGGGAGTGGCAAATTCATCCTTCCTCCTTGGAGAACTTAGAGACCTGTTAGTTCAAATCTGAGGGAGTTGCCAGCAACATCAGGAGGTGGGATGTTTCTCAGAAATGAAAATGGTGTAACTACtatatgtctgtgtgtaggtgaCGGTGGGGTGGAGACTGCAGAGGAGGCCGTAGAGCCAGCAGAGCCAGACATCAATGAACTCTGTACAGACATGTTCGATAAGATGGCTGTCTTCCTACAAGGAGAACTCACTGGTCTGAATATCTGTCTGGTCtgaatatctgtctgtctccatttgTTGTCTATACAGGCCTATATAGTCACATACTATATACTGTCTTATCTTCAGGATAACAACAACTGTCATAAGAATCTCCTGTTGTGGAGAAAATGTCATTCTCATGCTCCCCTGTTTTCCTATTCCTAGGCACCTGTGAGGACTACCATCTACTGGAGAACATGAACAAGCTGACAAGTCTGAAGTACATGGAGATGAAAGACATCAGCATCAACATCAGCAGGAACCTGCAGGACCTCAACCATAAGTGTATGTTTATTAGTCCTTCGGATGTGACAGGGGCGAAATTCTCGTAGGTCTTTACGAAAAAAGTATAACCTTAATTTAGCTGACTTTTTAAAAATGGTATTGTGTGTGTTGCAGATGCCAGCCTGCAGCCCTACTTAGACCAGATAAATCAAATAGAGGAACAAGTGTCTTCTCTGGAGCAGGCTGCTTACAAACTGGACACCTACTCAAAGAAgctgggtaacacacacacacatggctgtGGAGAGACAGGCCATATCGTCATATTGCAGGTCTATATTTATACCAGGGCTGTAAGGGGAGAAGAGACTACTGAGTTCCAGTGGGTAACCTTCACCAGACTGACTGAAGTGGTCGATAGAAATAAATATCTGTATTTTCATTCTGAGTTTCTAGGACATCTTTATTAGTCTCTATTGCAGATGTATTAATAATAGCCATGATCCAGTGTTCAGCTCAACATTAATGTTAGGGATTTGATTTAGGACAGCCTGAGAGCACCCTCTGCTATTTGAGTTTACCCCTCCACCCTGAGCTCCAACAGCAGAGAGCGCTAGCACACTGTCCCAAATGAACAGCTAAAAATACACTTCTCCTGTGTGTGACTAACTGCAGGAAGGTGAGTGAGTTcatctctttttctgtctctgcaGAGGCCAAGTTCAAAAAACTGGAGAAGCGATGAGGATTatggaaggaggaagaggggttACTGGTCCTCCTTCACCCAAGCTGTAGACCAAACCTAACATATACGATCTGAGGAAGCAGACCCACACCTCTACATCAGCCTGATATAGAGGAATTGGGGTAGCCTGGGGTTGGTCGGAGGAATATCCCAGATGTTACACCTAGCATTATCATTTAAGTTGCATCTTAATACCAGGTGTAGATGGCGCTTTGGGTAGTTTGTGTCCATATTCCTGTTAACATTCCAGGTCACTGTCAGTCCTGTCAAAATTGCTATTCACTTCCTGGATTTACTGAGTTTATCCTGAATTGTCCCCTGCTGGGTGCACACTACTGTAGAATCACCACCCTCCTAACCTAGAAGTTAGTTACACAGATGACAACCAAATTCACTTTGACTGAAGGACATTAGCTTCTTTAAATGTTTTCCTGTGCTGCTGGCATCACCGAATTACTGAATTAACATGACAAAATTACCTTTATGCTTTGTGTGAATACTACTGTCTCTTAAGATCGTCATACATGTGATTGTAGCTTGTGTAAAATGtatcatttaaaaacattaacttTGAACTGAGaaatttttttttctactgttattgacttgttaattgtttattccatgtgtaactctgtgttgtctgttcacactgctatgcttttatcttggccaggtcgcagttgcaaatgagaacttgttctcaactagcctacctggttaaataaaggtgaaaaaaaaaaaaatacatttatcaAAGAAACTGTCATTTCACCAGCAGATGGCAGCTGTACTCCATGTTCATACTgcaatcctgtgtgtgtgtgtttgtaagatTCGGGGTACATTTTATTAATCAGAGACAGTGTGATCTCCCAGAGAACAttattgagttagggttagggttactggtcCTCCTTCACCCAAACCCTaaccatccacacacacagactaccaCTGTAACCTAACCAACCAAACCCACTCAGAACCCATCTAG of Oncorhynchus gorbuscha isolate QuinsamMale2020 ecotype Even-year linkage group LG15, OgorEven_v1.0, whole genome shotgun sequence contains these proteins:
- the LOC123996854 gene encoding biogenesis of lysosome-related organelles complex-1 subunit 2-like, with translation MAATGEEAAEMDCISRVSLAHPTVLSLGGSSDPRGEPASEGQEVVTAAPKKPINSSDGGVETAEEAVEPAEPDINELCTDMFDKMAVFLQGELTGTCEDYHLLENMNKLTSLKYMEMKDISINISRNLQDLNHKYASLQPYLDQINQIEEQVSSLEQAAYKLDTYSKKLEAKFKKLEKR